A window from Leuconostoc mesenteroides subsp. mesenteroides encodes these proteins:
- a CDS encoding TraM recognition domain-containing protein yields MKLFKKDYRAERQFMRESYIRWRGRPWFLWLYGIIATIGVIFISLYVTIIVDLLIRVVGPYIQAFKFYMQSGVAQWPEFNDVMNMTATVLNPLNIFTILSRLTLVTSVVLILCLLLLLKKYVFQRIYDWYQLFRDQTRNTNRFAEVREVDKVYKLIPDRNKNFKGRPGQPVLHTQGYTFEFFMIHPFLWAWQWFKRPLGMNSLEFSGVYKKIRPVLLERLPKLFEKQLNVQGGFDGFYWVDTSNTHSKTTGMTRSSKDQMRGYTLIDIIRRAEIKWNIIDTDAKNEDAKMSYKSLRTAGYDVKLLNIMEPSESESWNPLEIAIDYAFDGDWDSANTELRKVVQVIGGSSGEESSHKDIWDSAAESTIQAVMLTVLDIAVRHQDKSMVTISNVLQFINDMNKFTDKEGDGLTKYITNIGKLPRTPARNMIILNAAEYLSATGDTKSSISFSVMNRLNLFASESITRLTTFNTINLTDLGFPRMLKIKFSDRYKGVHVSIHVYESGKKHAIEKDKLTVSQSGTLTYPIHNHLPVSWQIELSLDNDGNSIAMRKQKFTLTGKIVQRKLLNGKIKRDLFSKQPVIQCLVDQIKPQGTTETPGVTLRYSENPMAVFIITPQSNDDFSALASLFISQVFSVNTDIASTITRRKMDSWILYKLNEFSMFPRIPGFANILTRGLTYGHLVDLYIQTLTQPRLHYSEMETNDINGNTGNWFHILTNDEQTNEALSKQLGEVEVQTESVNSQIGLDRQDRGNRHAQVSKVRLLDAKEISELSPREMITIRTIKRADKKGRSVRPLPIFSTGAYRMPFAYELLGKQYSLDYYTADLNIKAQHNDLKYDDLYHDFVPYFDELDQQVQLEIEEEGAGGKQIDNRQLNTLADDEINTILAKAHQGIETTTVQTQQELSDEERYLQWKHDFNPDEPFMTEEQLDNVVLRQIVEKSIKMRIPRSNKTEEQNSAVAYLNRGKYLTLSGNNNNGKVLRLLNNEPAYMWEIYKQLNAATIQGDVE; encoded by the coding sequence ATGAAGCTATTTAAAAAAGATTACCGCGCTGAAAGACAATTTATGCGCGAGAGTTACATTCGTTGGCGTGGTCGTCCCTGGTTCTTGTGGTTGTATGGCATTATAGCAACTATTGGAGTGATATTCATATCGCTTTACGTCACGATTATTGTTGACTTGTTGATAAGGGTAGTTGGCCCATATATTCAAGCCTTCAAGTTCTATATGCAAAGTGGTGTTGCTCAATGGCCTGAATTCAACGATGTCATGAACATGACAGCCACTGTGCTCAATCCACTCAATATCTTCACTATTCTGTCGCGATTAACTTTAGTGACAAGCGTGGTACTAATCCTTTGCTTGTTACTCCTACTCAAAAAATATGTCTTCCAGCGCATCTATGACTGGTATCAATTGTTTAGAGACCAAACGCGTAATACTAACCGTTTTGCGGAAGTACGTGAGGTGGATAAGGTTTATAAATTGATTCCTGATCGCAATAAGAATTTTAAGGGTCGCCCAGGACAACCAGTGTTGCACACACAAGGATACACCTTCGAATTCTTTATGATTCATCCGTTCCTGTGGGCGTGGCAATGGTTTAAGCGGCCACTAGGTATGAATTCACTAGAATTTAGCGGGGTGTACAAAAAAATACGTCCCGTTTTACTGGAACGTTTGCCAAAGCTATTTGAAAAGCAGCTTAACGTTCAAGGTGGGTTTGATGGGTTTTACTGGGTGGATACCAGTAACACTCATTCAAAGACCACTGGGATGACACGTTCTTCAAAAGACCAAATGCGTGGTTATACGTTGATTGACATTATCCGTCGCGCTGAAATCAAATGGAACATTATTGACACTGATGCCAAAAACGAAGATGCCAAAATGAGTTACAAGTCGTTACGCACAGCGGGCTATGACGTCAAACTACTCAACATCATGGAGCCAAGTGAGTCTGAGTCCTGGAATCCACTTGAAATAGCGATTGATTATGCCTTTGATGGTGATTGGGACAGTGCCAATACGGAATTACGTAAGGTCGTACAGGTTATTGGTGGCTCAAGTGGTGAAGAAAGTAGCCACAAAGATATTTGGGATAGTGCCGCTGAAAGCACCATCCAAGCAGTGATGCTCACGGTGCTAGATATTGCAGTCCGTCACCAGGACAAATCAATGGTGACCATCTCAAACGTCCTGCAATTCATCAATGATATGAACAAGTTTACGGATAAGGAAGGTGATGGCTTAACTAAGTACATTACTAATATTGGTAAACTGCCGCGAACACCAGCACGCAATATGATTATTCTAAACGCGGCTGAGTATCTATCCGCAACAGGCGATACCAAATCGTCAATTTCTTTCTCAGTGATGAATCGTTTAAATTTGTTTGCCTCAGAGTCAATTACACGTCTGACAACCTTTAACACTATCAATTTGACCGACTTAGGGTTTCCAAGAATGCTAAAGATTAAGTTCTCTGACCGCTATAAAGGCGTTCATGTGAGCATTCATGTTTATGAATCAGGTAAAAAGCATGCAATAGAAAAGGACAAGCTAACTGTGTCCCAATCAGGCACGCTAACTTATCCGATTCATAACCATTTACCCGTCTCATGGCAAATTGAGTTGTCACTCGATAATGACGGCAATTCAATTGCGATGCGTAAACAAAAGTTTACGTTGACTGGTAAGATTGTACAACGAAAATTGCTCAATGGCAAGATTAAGCGTGACTTGTTCTCTAAGCAGCCTGTCATCCAATGCCTGGTCGATCAGATTAAACCGCAAGGCACAACTGAGACACCAGGGGTCACCTTGCGTTACTCAGAAAATCCAATGGCAGTCTTCATCATCACACCACAATCTAACGACGATTTTTCTGCTTTGGCCAGCTTGTTTATCTCACAAGTCTTCTCAGTCAACACGGATATTGCATCAACGATTACCCGCAGGAAAATGGACAGTTGGATACTTTATAAGCTCAATGAGTTTTCTATGTTCCCACGTATTCCAGGTTTCGCCAATATTCTAACGCGTGGCTTGACCTACGGGCATTTGGTTGATTTATATATTCAAACCTTGACACAGCCACGGTTGCATTATTCTGAAATGGAAACCAATGACATTAATGGTAACACAGGTAACTGGTTCCACATCTTAACAAATGATGAGCAAACAAATGAAGCACTATCTAAGCAATTAGGTGAGGTGGAAGTGCAAACAGAATCAGTCAATTCACAGATTGGGTTAGATCGTCAAGATCGTGGTAACCGTCATGCACAAGTTAGCAAGGTTCGGCTGTTGGATGCCAAAGAAATTAGCGAATTGAGTCCGCGTGAGATGATTACCATCCGTACGATCAAACGTGCGGATAAGAAGGGAAGATCAGTTAGACCTTTGCCAATTTTCTCTACGGGTGCTTACCGAATGCCGTTTGCTTATGAGTTACTAGGTAAGCAATACTCACTTGATTACTATACGGCTGATTTGAATATCAAAGCGCAGCATAACGATTTGAAATATGATGACCTCTATCATGACTTTGTGCCTTACTTTGATGAGCTAGATCAACAAGTTCAACTAGAAATTGAGGAAGAGGGCGCAGGTGGCAAACAAATTGATAATCGTCAACTCAATACGTTAGCTGATGATGAAATCAACACCATTTTGGCCAAAGCGCATCAAGGTATCGAAACAACCACAGTGCAAACACAACAAGAACTCTCTGATGAGGAACGCTACTTGCAGTGGAAACATGACTTTAACCCTGATGAGCCGTTTATGACCGAAGAACAACTAGATAATGTTGTGCTACGTCAAATTGTGGAGAAATCCATCAAAATGAGGATACCGCGCTCAAATAAAACAGAAGAACAAAACAGTGCCGTTGCTTACTTAAATCGTGGCAAATATTTGACACTTTCTGGCAACAACAACAACGGTAAAGTTCTAAGATTACTAAACAACGAACCCGCATACATGTGGGAAATTTATAAGCAGCTCAACGCTGCGACAATTCAAGGAGATGTCGAATGA